The sequence below is a genomic window from Desulfopila inferna.
CTCTCCATTTCGGCAAGAATCGGCAACACCTTCATCTCCATGGAAACAAAAAGCTCCATCATGTCATAGTCGACAAGCTGTTTCTCATATCGGTTCCACAGGGACAGGCAGCCGTAGACATCCTCGCAGCTGTAGCAGCTCGCTTCCCCCATCTCGACAAAAGCAAAACAGTCCTCTCTCTTATCTCCGTTCACCACTTCTGTAAAAGGAGTCAGCTGGAGATCGATATCGTAGCACAGGTCATCAAGCTTGTAAGTCCGCCGACCCGCGTCGACAAGATAGGCGGCAATCATGGTATCAAGCAGTGGGCCATTGCATCTGATCCCCAGAGTATACCAGAGAACGGCATAATCATATTTAAGGTTGTGGGCAAGCTTGGCCAGTTTCTCAGAGAGAAGATACGGCGCTAAAAACTCCTTCAATCGTTCCAGGGAAATCTGGCCCTCCACGGCACAACCGTTGCTCTCTCTGTGGCCGACGGGAATATACCAGGCCTCTTCAAGGCTGACACACAAGGAGATGCCGACCAACTCGGCCTTTCGTGGATCAAGCGAGGTGGTTTCAGTATCCAATACCAGCAGATCGGCGTCATTGATTTTCGCTGCGATTTCAGCCAGCTGATTTTCAGTAGTGATACATTTGAAATTTTCAGCTGATATTTTTACTGCGGTATTCACCTCTTGGAGAAAGGAGGAGAATTCGAGCTCTTTGAATATTTCCGCGAGCACCTCGGCATCGGGCTCTCTTCTGGCCAGTTCCTCGAGGGAGGATACGACCTCGACATCTTCCTTCAAGCGGATAAGATCGCGGGAGAGATAGGCTGATTCTTTATTGTCGATCAACCTGTCTCTCATTTTCGTTTTTTTCATAGAATGGATGTTATCGTATATCCCGGCAAGCGAACCATATTCATGGAGTAGTTTGGCCGCGGTTTTCGGACCGACTCCAGGGACACCCGGAACGTTGTCGGAACTGTCTCCGATGAGTGCAAAGTAATCGAGCAGGTCCGAGGTTTTTATGGTGTATTTTTTCTCAATTTCCTCCGGGGTCATGATTTTATCCTTCATGGGATCCCACATAACGACTCTGTCGTTGACAAGCTGTAACAGGTCCTTATCACCGGACACAATGATGACATCATGCCCCTGATCGCCCAATTTCACGGCTAGAGAAGCGATAATATCATCGGCCTCAAAATCATCCTCTTCGAAGCAGGGAATATTATAGCCTTTTACCAGCGCCTTGATATAGGGAATCTGAACTGCTAAATCTTCAGGCATATCCGGCCTGTTGCCCTTATATTCGGGATACATTTCATGTCTGAAAACCGGTCCCCGGCTGTCAAAGGCGACGCATAAATAGTGTGGGGCCTTATCCTTTATCAGACGCCGCAGTATATTGACGAATCCGAAGACGGCATTGGTGGGTATTCCTTTACTGTTGGTCAACGGAGCAATGGCATGATAGGCCCGGTAGATATAAGCGCTGCCGTCAATCAGATATAATGTCTCTTTTTTCAAAGTATATTGCTCCTTTCATAAATGTAAGTCATGTAGCATATGGTAATCTTTCATTGTACCGTTTTCCTGCAATTAAATCACCCCGGGAATAAAGAAAGAGAAGAGATTATTCGTTTTCGGGCTCCGCTTGGGATCCTGGGAAAGCAGAGGCCGCCAACACCTCTTGAGGATATCCTCAAAACAACAGTATTGTATTGGAATAAAGACGATATATGCAACTAGCCCTTTCCAGAAACCACTTTTTTTGATGAAATGGTCACAGGTAGAAGAAGCCTGCTAACTGACCGACAAAGCGCACCAGCTTAAAGATGACATGTACAACTCTTAAGACCCCCTACAAGAAAGGGATATATGCCGTTTGATTTGAATATCCAATTATGGCATGATCATTGCTGTAAAATAGCAAAGGAAATTCACCTCCGGTTCCCTGTTGTTTTTTGCCGTTTCACTGCTTCTTGCTTGACAAAGGATGAGGCTGGGGGTAATGAGTCAGAAAATAGCCAGTGATAAGGAAAACCGTCTTGAACGCTATGTATACTTTCGCATCTTCAGCCATAAATATCCCTATGCGGCGTCTTTATGCCGGCCTGGTTTTTCGAGAACCTCTTTTTAAAAAGTACAACAGCGCGGCAATATCCTGCTATACGGATATATGCCGCTTTTTTTGTGGTTAGGGAAACCCTTGTGCAGAAATCAAACAACGGCATTCCTGAAAAAGTCAATTATCAATCATTTCTCTAGCGGCGCTCAATGGATTATCAAGACGACATACTGTATACGAACTTCACATACAATCCCGATATTTATTACTTTATCTATATAGGCGACCTTAAGGCCTAT
It includes:
- the polA gene encoding DNA polymerase I, which gives rise to MKKETLYLIDGSAYIYRAYHAIAPLTNSKGIPTNAVFGFVNILRRLIKDKAPHYLCVAFDSRGPVFRHEMYPEYKGNRPDMPEDLAVQIPYIKALVKGYNIPCFEEDDFEADDIIASLAVKLGDQGHDVIIVSGDKDLLQLVNDRVVMWDPMKDKIMTPEEIEKKYTIKTSDLLDYFALIGDSSDNVPGVPGVGPKTAAKLLHEYGSLAGIYDNIHSMKKTKMRDRLIDNKESAYLSRDLIRLKEDVEVVSSLEELARREPDAEVLAEIFKELEFSSFLQEVNTAVKISAENFKCITTENQLAEIAAKINDADLLVLDTETTSLDPRKAELVGISLCVSLEEAWYIPVGHRESNGCAVEGQISLERLKEFLAPYLLSEKLAKLAHNLKYDYAVLWYTLGIRCNGPLLDTMIAAYLVDAGRRTYKLDDLCYDIDLQLTPFTEVVNGDKREDCFAFVEMGEASCYSCEDVYGCLSLWNRYEKQLVDYDMMELFVSMEMKVLPILAEMERRGICLDSAALQALSVEFQQKIDSLEQEICQMAGEDFNVNSPKQLGEILFEKLQLPSGRKTKTGYSTDVKVLEKLALKHALPAKIVEYRTVAKLQSTYVEKLGSLIDEKTGRIYTSFNQTITATGRLSSSNPNLQNIPIRSEDGNRIRQAFVPEKGKLFLSADYSQIDLRVLAHYSQDEALLHAFNNGLDIHESTAREIFSNPLFIAPEMRRVAKSINFGIVYGMSSFGLANQLGLSRKEAQLFIDRYFAHYSGVERFMEEIKEQARRDGFVTTLCKRRRLVPEINSKNKNLREFAERIALNTPIQGTAADIIKLAMIEVEKVIAEKRLQASLLLQIHDELVFELPHHEVEEATGIIGEAMESALPLDVPLVVNFKTGESLAKT